One Xyrauchen texanus isolate HMW12.3.18 chromosome 34, RBS_HiC_50CHRs, whole genome shotgun sequence genomic window carries:
- the LOC127627570 gene encoding paraneoplastic antigen Ma1 homolog: MDLSKAGEWSRQAKLDPNKCVILHNVPIDMTEDIISEVLNSVKVFGCPKLRGRHGDTTGSQMFLLVETSLEIDVNTVPLEVGIPGVVGPWGVHVPACDMAPELTEKGSEFQEKLMSWLNQEGKSLDDVRPLISIDQPTNVNANLVHALDRLVEKCTQAPVESLSYRKLRVFSGLQPVPSGEDDYDSWMEQATQMVSEWQCAESTKKQRIVESLRGPAADIVRFVKMSSSEATATDYLKALDTANGSTESETDLTVKFSCTYQEPGEKLSSYLYRLDKILHRLFLKGGIKVEDLNRKRMEQVVKGALTSDTVALRLRMMYSLRDPPGFSQLLREVREEENWISTRVSAKPVVNSKPAVAVPMGSALDEVEILKREVKELTTQVGKLLKNVTSLPVGDVTTQIPCVGTAKASGFSTAATTKGSDVISRAGIFCYKCGEDGHTTGNVKG, from the coding sequence ATGGACCTGTCTAAGGCTGGTGAGTGGAGCCGCCAGGCTAAGCTCGATCCTAACAAATGTGTCATTCTTCACAATGTGCCAATTGATATGACTGAGGATATCATTTCAGAAGTGCTAAACTCAGTGAAAGTGTTTGGTTGCCCTAAATTACGGGGGCGTCATGGGGATACCACTGGTTCGCAGATGTTCTTGTTGGTGGAAACCAGCTTGGAGATTGATGTTAACACGGTTCCACTAGAAGTAGGTATTCCTGGAGTTGTGGGGCCATGGGGGGTACATGTTCCTGCATGTGATATGGCCCCTGAGCTGACTGAAAAGGGCAGTGAGTTTCAGGAGAAGTTAATGAGTTGGCTGAATCAGGAGGGTAAGTCGCTAGATGATGTGAGGCCCCTGATTAGTATTGACCAACCTACTAATGTAAATGCAAATTTAGTACACGCTCTCGACCGGTTGGTGGAAAAATGTACTCAGGCGCCTGTTGAGTCTTTGAGTTATCGCAAACTACGGGTGTTTTCTGGTCTGCAACCTGTTCCCTCAGGAGAGGATGATTATGACTCCTGGATGGAACAAGCCACACAGATGGTTAGCGAATGGCAGTGTGCTGAGTCCACCAAAAAGCAACGGATTGTGGAAAGTTTGAGGGGGCCTGCAGCTGACATAGTCCGTTTTGTGAAAATGAGTAGTTCAGAGGCCACAGCCACAGACTACCTAAAGGCGTTAGATACTGCTAATGGGAGTACAGAAAGTGAGACAGATCTTACTGTGAAGTTCAGCTGTACTTACCAAGAGCCTGGTGAAAAGCTCTCAAGCTACTTGTATCGCCTGGACAAGATCCTCCACCGTCTCTTCTTGAAAGGGGGTATAAAAGTGGAAGACCTGAATCGGAAACGTATGGAACAggttgttaaaggtgcactaacaTCCGATACCGTAGCGCTGAGGCTTAGAATGATGTACAGTTTACGTGATCCACCTGGGTTTTCTCAGCTGCTGCGTGAGGTCAGAGAGGAGGAAAATTGGATAAGCACACGCGTTAGTGCTAAGCCTGTTGTAAATTCTAAACCTGCTGTGGCTGTGCCGATGGGGTCTGCCTTGGATGAAGTCGAGATTTTGAAAAGAGAGGTAAAGGAATTGACCACTCAGGTAGGGAAGTTGTTGAAAAATGTCACGTCTCTACCTGTAGGCGATGTCACTACACAGATCCCTTGTGTGGGAACTGCTAAGGCGTCAGGGTTTTCCACTGCGGCTACAACTAAAGGCTCAGATGTCATTTCCAGGGCAGGGATTTTCTGTTACAAGTGTGGAGAAGATGGACACACAACAGGGAATGTCAAGGGGTAG